One Peromyscus leucopus breed LL Stock chromosome 6, UCI_PerLeu_2.1, whole genome shotgun sequence genomic region harbors:
- the LOC114686560 gene encoding putative 60S ribosomal protein L39-like 5, giving the protein MLVVKLSQSTEIEYNSKLFFPPPSCSLHFTRFLAMSAQKTFRHKQFPAKKQKQNRSIPQWIQMKTGNKIRYDSKRRHWKMKLGL; this is encoded by the coding sequence ATGTTGGTGGTAAAACTGAGTCAATCAACAGAGATAGAATACAATAGCAAGCTCTTCTTTCCTCCACCATCGTGTTCCCTACACTTCACTCGATTTCTTGCCATGTCTGCTCAGAAGACTTTCAGACACAAGCAATTCCCagccaagaaacaaaagcaaaatcgtTCTATTCCTCAATGGATTCAGATGAAAACTGGTAACAAAATCAGGTATGACTCCAAGAGAAGACACTGGAAAATGAAGCTGGGTCTGTAA